The [Flavobacterium] thermophilum genome has a segment encoding these proteins:
- the recR gene encoding Recombination protein RecR, whose amino-acid sequence MHYPEPLSKLIDSFMKLPGIGPKTAARLAFHVLAMKEDVVLEFAKALVDVKRHIHYCTICGHITDADPCYICKDERRDRTTICVVQDPKDVIAMERMKEYNGLYHVLHGAISPMEGIGPEDIKIAELLARLQDETIQEVILATDPNIEGEATAMYISRLLKPTGIKVTRIAHGLPVGGDLEYADEVTLSKALEGRREL is encoded by the coding sequence ATGCATTATCCAGAACCGTTATCCAAACTGATTGACAGTTTTATGAAATTGCCCGGAATCGGTCCAAAAACGGCCGCCCGCCTCGCGTTTCACGTGCTGGCGATGAAAGAAGACGTTGTGCTTGAATTCGCCAAAGCGCTCGTCGACGTAAAGCGGCATATTCATTATTGCACGATTTGCGGGCATATTACAGATGCGGACCCTTGCTACATTTGCAAAGACGAACGGCGCGACCGGACGACCATTTGTGTCGTCCAAGACCCGAAAGATGTCATCGCTATGGAGAGAATGAAAGAATACAATGGCTTGTACCATGTGCTGCATGGAGCCATTTCTCCGATGGAAGGCATCGGTCCGGAGGACATTAAGATCGCCGAGCTGCTGGCGCGGCTGCAGGATGAGACGATCCAAGAAGTGATTTTAGCGACTGACCCGAACATTGAAGGGGAAGCGACAGCGATGTATATCTCACGCCTGCTCAAACCAACAGGAATCAAGGTAACCCGCATCGCCCACGGCTTGCCGGTAGGCGGCGATTTGGAATATGCGGACGAAGTGACGTTGTCAAAAGCGTTGGAAGGACGCCGCGAACTGTAG
- a CDS encoding DNA-binding protein, YbaB/EbfC family — MMRGGMGNMQKMLKQMQKMQKEMQKAQEELAEKTVEGTAGGGMVTVIANGHKQILEVKIKEEVVDPDDIEMLQDLVLAATNDALKKADELANDMMGQFTKGLNIPGLF; from the coding sequence ATGATGCGTGGCGGAATGGGAAATATGCAAAAAATGCTGAAGCAAATGCAGAAGATGCAAAAAGAAATGCAAAAAGCACAGGAAGAGCTGGCAGAAAAAACAGTGGAGGGCACGGCAGGCGGCGGCATGGTGACGGTCATCGCCAACGGCCATAAACAAATTTTAGAAGTGAAAATTAAAGAAGAAGTCGTTGACCCGGACGATATTGAAATGCTCCAGGATTTAGTTTTGGCAGCGACAAACGATGCACTCAAAAAAGCTGATGAGCTGGCCAACGATATGATGGGGCAGTTTACGAAAGGACTCAACATTCCAGGGCTGTTCTAG
- the dnaX_1 gene encoding DNA polymerase III subunit tau produces the protein MAMRWEQLAKHQPVAAKMLQSGLEKGRISHAYLFEGQRGTGKKAASLLLAKSLFCLSPSGIAPCLECRNCRRIDSGNHPDVRMISPDGGSIKKEQIEWLQQEFTKTAVESDKKMYIVEHADQMTASAANSLLKFLEEPHPGTVAVLLTEQYHRMLGTIISRCQVLSFRPLPPAELAARLMEERVPPSLALLAAHVTNSYDEALAISQDRWFADARTLVLQLYEMLGKPELQLLFFIHDRVVPHFSEKHQLDLGLDLLLYIYRDLLHIQVGRSEGALYRDHLDRLQQWALSCPQRRILDSMEAILQAKARLNTTNMSQALLMEQLVLQLKR, from the coding sequence ATGGCGATGCGATGGGAGCAGCTGGCCAAGCATCAGCCGGTGGCGGCGAAAATGCTGCAAAGCGGCCTTGAAAAAGGGCGGATTTCCCATGCGTACTTGTTTGAAGGGCAGAGGGGGACGGGAAAAAAAGCCGCTAGCTTGTTGTTGGCAAAAAGCTTGTTTTGCTTGTCCCCGTCAGGAATCGCCCCGTGTTTGGAATGCCGCAACTGCCGGCGCATCGATTCCGGCAACCATCCGGACGTTCGGATGATCAGCCCGGATGGAGGGTCGATCAAGAAAGAGCAAATCGAATGGCTGCAACAAGAGTTTACAAAAACAGCCGTTGAGTCGGATAAGAAGATGTATATCGTCGAGCACGCCGATCAAATGACAGCCAGCGCAGCCAACAGCCTGCTGAAGTTTCTGGAGGAGCCGCATCCGGGAACGGTGGCCGTGCTGTTGACCGAGCAATATCACCGAATGTTAGGAACGATTATTTCCCGCTGTCAAGTTCTTTCTTTCCGACCGCTGCCGCCGGCGGAACTCGCGGCCCGGCTCATGGAGGAGCGCGTGCCGCCTTCGTTGGCGTTGCTGGCGGCCCACGTGACGAACAGCTACGATGAGGCGTTGGCGATCAGTCAAGACCGTTGGTTTGCTGATGCGCGAACGTTAGTGCTACAATTGTATGAGATGCTCGGCAAACCGGAGCTGCAGTTGCTGTTTTTCATCCACGATCGTGTGGTTCCGCACTTTTCGGAAAAACACCAGCTTGACCTTGGCCTCGATTTGCTTTTATATATATACCGCGATTTATTGCATATTCAGGTGGGACGGAGCGAGGGCGCCCTCTATCGCGACCATCTTGACCGCCTGCAGCAGTGGGCGCTTTCTTGCCCGCAGCGGCGGATTTTGGACAGCATGGAAGCGATTTTGCAAGCGAAAGCGCGTTTAAATACAACGAACATGAGCCAGGCGCTGTTGATGGAGCAGCTCGTTCTTCAATTAAAGCGGTAA
- the tmk gene encoding Thymidylate kinase, translated as MNGYFFSFEGPEGAGKTTMVGKLESLLRKRGFDVMATREPGGVRIAEAIRAIILNRDYTEMDGRTEALLYAAARRQHLLEKIVPALEAGRIVLCDRFVDSSLAYQGFARGLGIEEVWKINEFAIDGYMPSLTIYFDLDPKIGLERIRKHTGREVNRLDLEALSFHTKVREGYWKLAKRFADRIVVIDASRPLDVVFDETAAAVLACLEGRSKRDFHESGRDDLP; from the coding sequence ATGAACGGATATTTTTTTTCGTTTGAAGGGCCGGAGGGGGCTGGAAAAACGACGATGGTCGGCAAGCTCGAATCGTTGTTGCGCAAGCGTGGATTTGACGTGATGGCGACGAGGGAGCCGGGCGGGGTGCGCATCGCCGAGGCGATTCGCGCCATTATTTTGAATCGCGATTATACGGAAATGGATGGACGGACGGAAGCATTGCTGTACGCGGCGGCCCGGCGCCAGCACTTGCTCGAGAAGATCGTGCCGGCGCTTGAGGCGGGGCGCATTGTTCTTTGCGACCGGTTTGTGGACAGTTCGTTGGCTTACCAAGGGTTTGCCCGTGGGCTTGGCATTGAGGAGGTATGGAAAATTAACGAGTTTGCCATTGATGGATATATGCCATCGCTCACCATTTATTTCGATCTTGACCCAAAAATCGGGCTCGAACGGATTCGGAAACATACGGGGCGGGAGGTCAACCGGCTCGACCTCGAGGCGTTGTCTTTCCATACGAAAGTCAGGGAGGGGTACTGGAAGCTCGCCAAGCGGTTTGCCGACCGAATCGTGGTGATCGATGCGAGCCGGCCGCTCGATGTCGTGTTTGACGAGACGGCCGCGGCAGTGCTCGCCTGCCTGGAAGGAAGATCAAAGCGCGATTTCCATGAATCCGGCCGTGATGATTTGCCATAA
- the speA_2 gene encoding Arginine decarboxylase produces MDQAKTPLYDALARHWARRPVSFHVPGHKYGALFPPQATEFFAPLLALDATEIGGLDDLHHPESVIAEAQSLAAELYGAAKTFFLVNGSTAGNLAMIAAVCDKNKQKVIVQRNCHKSVMHALQIAGAAPVLLSPEFDSDVRVASHVRAEAVKEALELHRDAAAVVLTNPNYYGMSIDVTDIVRFAHERGVPVLVDEAHGAHFAAGPPFPQSALACGADVVIQSAHKTLPAMTMGAFLHVNSERVDLERLKYFLQLFQSSSPSYPIMASLDLARRYVAQLTADDVAAIVAEIDGFKTALDRISGVAVVSSRQPGVQTDPLKVTVQTRSSLTGYELQRRLEEEGVFAELADPSNVLLICPLAATGRLMEAAEKIKWAWRDLPVEETPPFDFIPCVHPPMSTVVPYDELRHVRTKAVAIEEAEGCIAAETVIPYPPGVPLVWVGERIDGRHIEQIRRLLGHRAHIQGGSRLRHGQLVVYELE; encoded by the coding sequence ATGGATCAAGCGAAAACTCCTTTATATGATGCATTGGCACGGCATTGGGCCCGCCGCCCCGTGTCTTTCCATGTGCCGGGGCATAAGTATGGGGCGTTGTTTCCGCCGCAGGCAACGGAATTTTTTGCGCCGTTGCTGGCTCTTGATGCGACGGAGATCGGGGGGCTTGACGATTTGCATCATCCGGAATCGGTTATCGCTGAGGCGCAGTCATTGGCGGCTGAACTGTATGGGGCTGCTAAGACATTTTTCCTTGTCAACGGGTCAACAGCGGGCAATTTGGCGATGATTGCCGCTGTATGCGATAAAAATAAACAGAAAGTCATCGTACAGCGCAACTGCCATAAGTCAGTGATGCATGCGCTGCAAATCGCGGGGGCGGCTCCGGTTCTCCTTTCCCCCGAATTTGACAGCGATGTACGCGTCGCCTCGCATGTTCGTGCCGAAGCTGTCAAGGAAGCGCTTGAGCTTCATCGCGATGCGGCGGCTGTTGTGTTGACCAATCCAAACTATTACGGGATGTCCATTGATGTAACGGACATCGTCCGCTTTGCCCATGAACGCGGCGTTCCCGTTCTAGTTGATGAAGCGCATGGCGCCCATTTTGCGGCTGGCCCGCCGTTTCCTCAGTCAGCGCTTGCCTGCGGCGCCGATGTCGTTATCCAGTCGGCGCATAAAACGTTGCCGGCGATGACGATGGGAGCGTTTTTGCATGTAAACAGCGAGCGGGTTGATCTTGAACGGTTGAAATATTTTTTGCAGTTGTTTCAGTCAAGCAGCCCATCTTACCCGATTATGGCCTCGCTCGATTTGGCGCGGCGCTACGTCGCTCAGCTGACGGCGGACGATGTCGCGGCGATTGTCGCTGAAATTGACGGATTTAAGACAGCGCTTGATCGTATTAGCGGGGTGGCGGTCGTTTCCTCCCGTCAGCCCGGTGTTCAAACCGATCCGCTGAAGGTGACGGTGCAGACGCGCAGCTCGCTGACGGGCTATGAACTGCAGCGGCGTCTTGAGGAAGAAGGAGTGTTTGCCGAACTGGCTGATCCTTCCAATGTTTTGCTCATTTGCCCGCTTGCTGCCACTGGACGGTTGATGGAGGCGGCGGAGAAAATCAAATGGGCGTGGCGCGATCTGCCGGTTGAGGAAACGCCGCCGTTTGACTTCATCCCTTGCGTACATCCTCCGATGTCGACGGTGGTTCCATACGATGAGTTGCGCCATGTGCGGACAAAAGCCGTCGCGATCGAGGAGGCGGAAGGGTGCATAGCGGCGGAAACGGTTATTCCGTATCCACCCGGGGTGCCGCTCGTTTGGGTTGGGGAGCGGATTGACGGGCGCCATATTGAGCAGATTCGCCGTCTTCTCGGCCATCGGGCGCATATACAAGGAGGGAGCCGGCTTAGGCACGGGCAGCTGGTCGTCTATGAACTCGAATGA
- the ydhD_2 gene encoding Putative sporulation-specific glycosylase ydhD has product MQIHVVQRGQTLSGIAKAYETTVEDIVRANKLPNPDRLVVGQALVIPIVGRFYWVQPGDSLWSIARRFSIPMQRLAEVNRLSLNAPLRVGQRLYIPPGAKRRAEFNAYIEPRGATVSPALEASAREAAPHLTYLSPFYFAIRRDATLQKPPLDDFPAIARANRVTLVMVVANIENGQFSDELGALILTNETLQNRLLDNIVAAARRYGLRDIHFDFEYLRPEDREAYNAFLRKAKRRFEREGWMMSTALAPKTSATQRGRWYEAHDYRAHGQIADFVVIMTYEWGYSGGPPMPVSPIGPVRRVLEYAVSEMPPGKILMGQNLYGYDWTLPYVPGGPYARAISPQQAIALAARYNVAIEYDTEAQAPHFRYRDENGREHEVWFEDARSIQAKFNLVKELGLRGVSYWKLGLDFPQNWLLLSDQFAVVKR; this is encoded by the coding sequence ATGCAGATCCATGTCGTACAGAGAGGACAAACGTTAAGCGGGATCGCTAAAGCATATGAAACGACGGTCGAGGACATTGTTCGGGCGAACAAGCTGCCAAATCCCGACCGTCTTGTCGTCGGTCAGGCGCTCGTGATTCCGATCGTCGGTCGTTTTTATTGGGTGCAACCCGGAGACAGTTTATGGTCGATTGCCCGCCGGTTTTCCATTCCGATGCAGCGTCTCGCGGAAGTGAACCGCCTCTCGTTAAATGCGCCATTGCGGGTCGGCCAGCGTCTTTACATTCCGCCCGGAGCCAAGCGGAGAGCGGAGTTTAACGCCTATATTGAACCGCGCGGTGCGACCGTCAGTCCGGCGTTGGAAGCAAGCGCCCGCGAAGCCGCTCCACATTTAACGTATTTAAGTCCCTTTTATTTTGCCATTCGGCGCGACGCGACACTCCAAAAGCCTCCGCTTGACGACTTTCCCGCCATCGCCCGCGCCAACCGCGTCACGCTTGTGATGGTTGTCGCCAACATTGAAAACGGGCAGTTCAGCGATGAGCTGGGCGCGCTTATTTTGACGAATGAAACGCTGCAAAACCGCCTGCTCGACAACATTGTCGCCGCCGCCAGACGGTATGGCTTGCGCGACATCCATTTTGATTTCGAATATTTGCGCCCCGAAGACCGAGAAGCATATAATGCTTTTTTGCGCAAAGCGAAACGGCGATTTGAACGGGAAGGATGGATGATGTCGACCGCCCTGGCGCCAAAAACGAGCGCCACCCAGCGCGGACGTTGGTACGAAGCCCATGACTACCGCGCCCATGGACAAATTGCCGACTTTGTCGTCATTATGACGTATGAGTGGGGCTACAGCGGCGGCCCGCCGATGCCGGTCTCCCCCATCGGCCCTGTCCGCCGTGTCCTCGAGTACGCCGTCTCGGAAATGCCTCCCGGAAAGATTTTAATGGGGCAAAATTTGTATGGTTATGATTGGACACTGCCGTACGTACCGGGCGGACCGTACGCCCGCGCCATCAGCCCGCAGCAGGCCATCGCCCTCGCCGCGAGGTATAACGTCGCGATTGAATACGACACCGAGGCGCAGGCGCCGCATTTTCGCTACCGCGATGAAAATGGGCGCGAGCACGAAGTATGGTTTGAGGACGCCCGCTCCATTCAGGCAAAATTCAACCTCGTGAAAGAACTTGGCCTGCGCGGAGTCAGCTATTGGAAACTGGGCCTCGATTTCCCGCAAAACTGGCTGCTCCTTTCCGACCAGTTTGCAGTCGTCAAAAGATAA
- the dnaX_2 gene encoding DNA polymerase III subunit tau yields MAYQALYRVFRPQRFADMVGQEHVTKTLQSALLQHKISHAYLFSGPRGTGKTSAAKVFAKAVNCEQAPAAEPCNECPACLGITNGTIPDVLEIDAASNNRVDEIRDIREKVKFAPTSVRYKVYIIDEVHMLSIGAFNALLKTLEEPPKHVIFILATTEPHKIPATIISRCQRFDFRRIPLASIVSRLKYVANAQGVEASDEALSAIARAADGGMRDALSLLDQAISFSDGKLRLDDVLAMTGAASFAALADFIAAIHRKDTAAVLQQFEAMMAQGKDPNRLVEDLILYYRDLLLYKTAPHVEGAIQIAVVDEAFTSLSEAIPLSDLYGAIELLNKSLQEMKWTNHPRLLLEVALVKLCHQPAAAAPSPTASELGPLIKRIETLEIELRRLKEQAPAVPPEAPSAKKTAKAVKTGGYKAPVGRIYELLKQATHEDLALVKGRWADVLDALKRQHKVSHAALLQESEPVAASASAFVLKFKYEIHCKMATDPASSVKENVEAILFELTNRRFEMVAIPEEEWGKIREEFIRNKEAKAEKSQEDPLIAEAKRLFGEELIEIKE; encoded by the coding sequence GTGGCATACCAAGCGTTATACCGTGTTTTTCGGCCGCAGCGTTTCGCGGACATGGTCGGCCAAGAACACGTGACGAAAACGTTGCAAAGCGCCCTGCTTCAACATAAAATATCGCATGCCTACTTATTTTCCGGACCGCGTGGGACAGGCAAAACGAGCGCGGCGAAAGTGTTCGCCAAGGCGGTCAACTGTGAACAGGCCCCGGCGGCCGAGCCGTGCAATGAATGTCCCGCTTGCCTCGGCATTACAAACGGAACGATTCCCGATGTGTTGGAAATTGACGCTGCTTCCAACAACCGCGTCGACGAAATCCGCGACATCCGTGAAAAAGTGAAATTTGCGCCGACCTCGGTCCGTTATAAAGTGTACATTATCGACGAAGTGCACATGCTGTCAATCGGCGCGTTTAACGCGTTGTTGAAGACGCTTGAGGAACCGCCCAAACACGTCATTTTCATTTTGGCCACCACCGAGCCGCATAAAATCCCGGCGACGATCATTTCCCGCTGCCAACGGTTCGATTTTCGCCGCATCCCGCTGGCCTCCATCGTTTCGCGGTTGAAATATGTGGCGAACGCCCAGGGCGTAGAAGCATCCGACGAGGCGCTGTCGGCTATCGCCCGCGCTGCCGATGGAGGGATGCGCGACGCGCTCAGTTTGCTTGACCAGGCGATTTCATTCAGCGATGGGAAGCTTCGGCTTGATGACGTGCTGGCGATGACCGGAGCGGCATCATTTGCCGCGTTGGCTGATTTCATTGCCGCCATTCATCGGAAAGATACAGCGGCTGTTTTGCAACAGTTTGAAGCAATGATGGCGCAAGGAAAAGATCCGAATCGTTTGGTTGAAGATTTGATTTTGTATTATCGCGACTTGTTGCTGTACAAAACGGCCCCTCATGTGGAAGGAGCCATCCAAATTGCGGTCGTTGACGAAGCGTTCACCTCGCTTTCGGAAGCGATTCCTCTTTCCGATTTGTACGGAGCGATTGAGCTGTTGAACAAAAGCCTGCAGGAGATGAAGTGGACGAACCACCCGCGTCTTCTCCTCGAAGTGGCGCTCGTCAAGCTTTGCCATCAGCCAGCGGCTGCTGCTCCATCGCCGACCGCTTCTGAACTTGGGCCATTGATCAAGAGGATTGAAACGCTGGAAATCGAGCTGCGCCGCCTAAAAGAGCAGGCGCCTGCCGTCCCGCCGGAGGCGCCTTCTGCGAAAAAAACGGCGAAAGCGGTGAAAACCGGGGGATATAAAGCACCGGTCGGCCGCATTTACGAATTGTTGAAGCAGGCGACGCATGAAGACTTAGCCTTGGTGAAAGGCCGCTGGGCCGACGTACTTGATGCGCTGAAGCGGCAGCATAAAGTGTCGCACGCCGCTCTCTTGCAGGAGAGTGAACCGGTCGCAGCAAGCGCTTCGGCATTTGTGTTAAAGTTTAAGTATGAAATTCACTGCAAAATGGCGACAGATCCGGCGAGCTCCGTGAAGGAAAACGTTGAGGCGATTTTGTTCGAACTGACGAACCGGCGGTTTGAAATGGTCGCCATTCCGGAAGAAGAATGGGGAAAAATAAGGGAAGAGTTTATCCGCAACAAAGAAGCGAAAGCGGAAAAAAGCCAGGAAGACCCGTTGATCGCCGAAGCGAAACGGCTGTTTGGCGAGGAATTGATTGAAATCAAAGAATAA
- a CDS encoding Protein of uncharacterised function (DUF2508) has product MLWRRKGKLKRQFDEKLMAELQQARAEWFEQKQLIEKSVDPSREVLSALQLAEAKYFFLLREAKHRRVTLKEVR; this is encoded by the coding sequence TTGTTATGGCGGCGGAAGGGGAAATTAAAAAGACAATTTGACGAAAAGTTGATGGCCGAACTGCAACAAGCAAGAGCGGAGTGGTTTGAACAAAAACAGCTCATTGAAAAAAGCGTTGACCCGTCTCGAGAGGTGCTGAGCGCGCTCCAACTGGCGGAGGCCAAGTATTTTTTTCTTCTCCGCGAAGCGAAGCACCGTCGTGTTACACTGAAGGAAGTGCGTTGA
- a CDS encoding Initiation-control protein yabA codes for MSQINLGWGHVEKVDKKEVFQLVANMEEQLSHFYRELVQLKQRVSELLEENHQLQIENAHLRRRLEQMSEAWDEEKKKETKQGKKLLDIGEGYDNLARLYQEGFHICHVHYGSVRTEGDCLFCLSFLNKK; via the coding sequence GTGTCGCAGATTAATTTGGGGTGGGGCCATGTGGAAAAGGTAGACAAAAAAGAAGTGTTTCAATTGGTGGCCAATATGGAGGAGCAGCTGAGCCATTTTTACCGTGAGCTTGTGCAGCTGAAGCAACGCGTATCAGAACTTCTCGAGGAGAACCATCAGCTGCAGATTGAAAACGCCCATTTGCGCCGGCGGCTCGAGCAGATGTCGGAAGCATGGGATGAGGAGAAGAAAAAAGAAACGAAACAGGGCAAAAAGCTGCTTGACATTGGCGAAGGGTATGACAATTTGGCACGCCTTTACCAAGAAGGATTCCATATTTGCCACGTCCACTACGGAAGCGTTCGCACGGAAGGCGATTGTTTGTTTTGCTTGTCGTTTTTGAACAAAAAATAA
- the tpl gene encoding PSP1 C-terminal conserved region, which translates to MYTVVGVRFKKAGKIYYFDPGDFIIPVGEFVIVETARGIEYGKVVVANKQVDENDVVLPLKKVIRVANEKDKWVVEENKKAAREAYDICLRKVEEHGLEMKLVDVEYTFDRNKVIFYFTADGRVDFRELVKDLASIFRTRIELRQIGVRDEAKMLGGIGPCGRMLCCSTFLGDFEPVSIKMAKDQNLSLNPTKISGLCGRLMCCLKYESEEYETAKEQLPDLGEYVETPYGFGKVVGLNILERVLQIELPEHGRVVEYTLDELMKNGTLSIRVAD; encoded by the coding sequence TTGTATACTGTCGTCGGTGTCCGCTTTAAAAAAGCGGGGAAAATTTATTATTTTGATCCAGGTGATTTCATCATTCCCGTCGGCGAATTTGTCATCGTCGAAACGGCGCGCGGCATTGAATACGGAAAAGTCGTCGTCGCCAATAAACAAGTCGATGAAAACGATGTGGTGCTGCCGCTGAAAAAAGTGATCCGCGTCGCGAACGAAAAAGACAAATGGGTCGTTGAAGAAAATAAAAAAGCGGCGCGCGAGGCGTACGACATTTGTTTGCGCAAAGTGGAAGAGCACGGGCTGGAAATGAAGCTTGTTGATGTTGAATATACGTTTGACCGCAACAAAGTCATCTTTTATTTCACCGCCGATGGCCGCGTCGATTTCCGTGAGCTTGTCAAAGACTTGGCCTCGATTTTCCGGACGCGCATCGAGCTGCGGCAAATCGGGGTGCGCGATGAGGCGAAAATGCTTGGCGGCATTGGACCGTGCGGCCGCATGCTTTGCTGTTCGACCTTTCTTGGCGATTTTGAGCCGGTGTCGATCAAGATGGCGAAGGATCAAAACTTATCGCTCAACCCGACGAAAATTTCCGGGTTGTGCGGACGTCTCATGTGCTGCTTAAAATATGAGAGCGAGGAGTACGAAACAGCGAAAGAACAACTTCCTGATTTAGGGGAATATGTCGAAACGCCGTATGGCTTTGGCAAAGTCGTCGGGTTAAACATTTTGGAGCGGGTGTTGCAGATCGAATTGCCGGAGCACGGGCGGGTCGTTGAATATACGCTCGATGAGCTGATGAAGAACGGGACGCTGTCCATTCGTGTCGCAGATTAA
- the tadA gene encoding tRNA-specific adenosine deaminase encodes MSNDEYYMKLAIEEAKKAERIGEVPIGAIIVQDGRVIARAHNLRETEQRAIAHAEVLAIDEACRVTGSWRLERAVLYVTLEPCAMCAGAIVLSRIERVVFGASDPKGGCAGTLMNLLQESRFNHQAEVASGVLAEECGALLSGFFRRLREQKRNVGGSSN; translated from the coding sequence ATGAGCAACGATGAGTATTACATGAAGTTGGCGATTGAAGAAGCAAAAAAAGCTGAACGGATCGGCGAAGTGCCGATCGGGGCCATCATCGTTCAAGACGGCCGCGTCATCGCCCGCGCCCATAATTTACGGGAAACGGAACAGCGCGCGATCGCCCATGCGGAGGTTTTGGCCATTGACGAAGCGTGCCGGGTGACCGGCTCATGGAGGCTTGAACGGGCGGTGTTATACGTGACGCTTGAACCGTGCGCCATGTGCGCGGGGGCCATCGTTCTTTCCCGCATTGAGCGGGTCGTATTTGGAGCTAGCGACCCAAAAGGGGGATGCGCCGGGACGTTAATGAACTTATTGCAGGAAAGCCGGTTCAACCACCAGGCTGAGGTTGCAAGCGGCGTGTTGGCGGAGGAGTGTGGGGCGCTGCTGAGCGGCTTTTTCCGCCGATTGCGCGAACAAAAGAGAAATGTTGGCGGAAGTTCCAACTAA
- the bofA gene encoding Bypass-of-forespore protein A gives MEPKVVITVLLALIAVLLVVGARLKALRFIGHAAIRLIVGALALFAINAIGGQFSIHIPINLITSLVCGFLGLPGAAALIVIDQYILS, from the coding sequence TTGGAGCCGAAAGTGGTGATTACCGTATTGTTGGCGCTCATTGCCGTGTTGCTCGTTGTTGGCGCCCGCCTTAAGGCGCTTCGCTTTATCGGCCATGCCGCTATCCGCCTGATCGTCGGGGCGCTGGCGCTGTTTGCCATTAACGCGATCGGCGGGCAGTTCAGCATTCATATTCCGATTAACCTTATCACCTCGCTCGTTTGCGGATTTCTTGGCCTTCCAGGGGCTGCGGCATTAATTGTGATTGACCAATATATTCTGTCATGA
- a CDS encoding Inhibitor of sigma-G Gin, producing MGAPVIGKNRREKVCLVCEQEKEKGIFLFGHFLCIDCNQAIVQTNTDDPNYAFYVQKLRKMVASKIYS from the coding sequence GTGGGGGCGCCGGTGATTGGGAAAAATCGACGTGAAAAAGTTTGTCTCGTTTGTGAGCAAGAAAAAGAGAAGGGCATTTTCCTTTTTGGCCATTTTCTTTGTATTGACTGCAACCAAGCGATTGTACAAACGAATACGGATGACCCAAATTACGCATTTTATGTGCAGAAGCTTCGGAAAATGGTTGCGTCGAAAATTTACTCATGA